One Armatimonadota bacterium genomic window carries:
- a CDS encoding nucleotidyltransferase domain-containing protein, with amino-acid sequence MTPDQVRARLHGLLEANEAKCLFAVESGSRAWGFESANSDYDVRFVYWMPKDWYLSIENKRDVIEEIGDDDLDFAGWDLRKALKLAHKSNPSLHDWLATPDCYDTDDRFFTEFKELSREYFDPHSGYQHFRSMATTNFRDFVDADKLPFKKYFYVFRALLCSRYIADHRKPAPCLFQVLLDEYYPDGNVREEIEKLLEAKRKGIETADTSRNPTLHREVGRLLSDTSNEPPKRPLMPTEKLDEFFRKVIES; translated from the coding sequence ATCACTCCCGATCAAGTTCGAGCCCGGCTCCACGGCCTTTTGGAAGCAAACGAAGCGAAGTGCCTCTTCGCCGTGGAGTCTGGCAGTCGTGCCTGGGGGTTCGAGTCCGCCAATAGTGACTACGACGTCCGCTTCGTCTACTGGATGCCCAAGGACTGGTACCTAAGCATCGAGAACAAGCGCGACGTCATCGAAGAAATCGGAGACGACGACCTCGACTTTGCCGGATGGGATCTTCGCAAAGCCCTCAAACTGGCTCACAAATCCAACCCGTCCCTCCACGACTGGCTCGCCACTCCCGACTGCTACGACACGGACGACCGTTTCTTCACCGAGTTTAAAGAACTGAGTCGCGAGTACTTCGATCCCCACTCTGGCTACCAACACTTCCGGTCGATGGCGACCACCAACTTTCGCGACTTCGTCGATGCCGACAAACTGCCGTTCAAAAAGTACTTTTACGTCTTCCGAGCCCTTCTGTGCTCGCGCTACATCGCCGACCACCGAAAACCCGCTCCTTGCCTCTTCCAGGTTCTACTCGACGAGTATTACCCGGATGGAAATGTTCGCGAAGAGATCGAAAAGCTCCTCGAAGCAAAACGAAAAGGAATCGAAACTGCCGATACATCGCGAAATCCAACGCTCCATCGAGAGGTTGGCAGACTCCTCTCCGACACCTCGAACGAGCCACCGAAACGTCCTCTCATGCCAACCGAAAAGCTGGACGAATTCTTCAGAAAAGTGATCGAAAGCTAA
- a CDS encoding DUF4173 domain-containing protein has protein sequence MKVALSVVLSVFAAATLFGLVCQQLLVTGDIGFNMSLIALAFFLAIVILKWRNKIVPDFKMWVLAVPFCAGIYGYAVPDSRGLDSLNTWMVLLTVSYCALRAAASRPLSLVESIGKAPLVLFVLPWCAFPLLGVIDWKQSPKNRNIHISRGALIGCLTAVPFLAVFGSLLGQADPMFANMFSFNLQIDPDQFVVRSVIFAMTACFMAGVLSYFSKPIFNAINVMLSPSPTPPPYPMMTAPNAPTPADPKEPAGQATEHATIFITFFGLISAMFLLFALVQVRYLFGGNSVVQLTQGLTYADYARRGFLEIVTVAGICLPLVVFGQYALRNLSTTIRKGVNIVIWIVVALLMLLLASAAFRLKLYIGAYGLSPLRVYVGAGMLWLLVLFVTYLIYGTKWQLDKIGKVVYGAMVFITLGLNIARPDYWIARVNLTRSHAVSIDPTMITDAGADARPAIVQFGKKELLDKFDEMQSKRSRDWRDLTLSQMALPAPKNSATAPDQSAAPRPETARSSAQNDAVEHPVHSASLQPHEG, from the coding sequence ATGAAAGTTGCATTATCGGTCGTCCTGTCGGTCTTTGCCGCCGCCACCCTCTTCGGACTCGTCTGTCAGCAACTCTTAGTCACTGGCGACATCGGCTTTAACATGAGCCTGATTGCGTTAGCTTTCTTTCTGGCTATAGTTATTCTCAAGTGGCGAAATAAAATCGTTCCCGACTTCAAAATGTGGGTCCTGGCCGTGCCATTTTGTGCCGGAATATACGGCTATGCCGTTCCAGACTCGCGCGGCCTCGACTCCCTCAACACCTGGATGGTCCTCCTCACCGTCTCCTACTGCGCCCTTCGCGCCGCCGCCAGCCGCCCCCTTTCGCTGGTAGAAAGCATTGGCAAAGCTCCTCTCGTTCTCTTCGTTCTGCCCTGGTGCGCCTTCCCCCTCCTCGGCGTCATCGACTGGAAGCAAAGCCCCAAAAACCGAAATATCCACATCAGCCGGGGAGCCTTGATCGGCTGTCTCACCGCCGTCCCTTTCCTCGCGGTCTTCGGTTCCCTGCTTGGACAGGCCGACCCAATGTTCGCCAACATGTTCTCCTTCAATCTGCAAATTGACCCTGATCAATTCGTAGTGAGATCGGTCATCTTCGCCATGACCGCATGCTTCATGGCCGGCGTACTCAGCTACTTCTCCAAGCCGATCTTCAACGCGATTAACGTCATGTTATCGCCAAGCCCAACGCCGCCACCGTACCCAATGATGACGGCCCCGAACGCCCCCACTCCCGCGGACCCCAAGGAACCGGCCGGTCAGGCTACGGAGCACGCGACGATCTTCATCACCTTCTTCGGCCTCATCTCCGCGATGTTCCTTCTCTTCGCCCTGGTCCAGGTCCGCTACCTTTTCGGCGGAAACTCCGTGGTTCAGCTCACCCAAGGCCTGACTTACGCAGACTATGCCCGCCGCGGCTTTCTAGAAATCGTCACCGTGGCGGGAATCTGCCTTCCCCTCGTCGTCTTCGGGCAATATGCCCTCCGCAACCTGTCCACCACTATTCGCAAAGGCGTCAACATCGTCATCTGGATCGTCGTTGCCCTTCTGATGCTCCTTCTCGCTTCCGCCGCCTTCCGCCTCAAGCTTTACATCGGTGCCTATGGGCTCTCCCCGCTCCGCGTCTACGTCGGGGCCGGCATGCTCTGGTTGCTGGTCCTCTTCGTGACCTACCTCATCTACGGCACCAAGTGGCAACTCGACAAAATCGGCAAGGTCGTCTATGGCGCGATGGTGTTCATCACCCTTGGGCTAAACATTGCCCGCCCCGACTACTGGATCGCCCGCGTCAACCTAACTCGAAGCCACGCCGTTAGCATCGATCCGACCATGATCACCGATGCCGGAGCCGACGCTCGCCCCGCCATCGTTCAATTCGGCAAGAAGGAATTGCTCGATAAGTTCGACGAAATGCAGTCCAAGCGCTCACGCGATTGGCGCGATCTCACCCTCTCCCAGATGGCCCTCCCCGCCCCTAAGAATTCAGCGACCGCACCAGATCAGTCAGCGGCTCCCCGTCCAGAAACCGCGAGAAGTTCCGCGCAAAATGACGCAGTAGAACATCCTGTTCATTCTGCATCCCTCCAGCCACATGAGGGGTGA
- a CDS encoding D-2-hydroxyacid dehydrogenase — MSDQPTLKVWTNHDLDAERLDWLREHIAPHHLIVSNQDRVNNLTAGGRDEECVYADIAFGQPSVEDLMASTDLQWVHITSAGYTRYDRSDLREALLANGIAFTNSSSVYDDPCAQHALAMMLGHNRRIIASAESHREGKWTYDALRPIERVLGGETVLIVGYGAIGVRLTELLSPFGCEIRGVRRQVSGDEPVPTFAIAELDEHFGWADHVVNLLPASESTTRLFDTQRFGLMKPGAAFYNVGRGDTVDQDALVSGLESGHVGAAYLDVTSPEPLPEDHPLWRAPNCLITPHVAGGMQNEQDVLLRHFARNFSRFLDGEPLTDLVRSLNS; from the coding sequence GTGTCTGATCAACCTACGCTGAAAGTCTGGACCAATCACGACCTCGATGCCGAACGGCTCGACTGGTTGCGTGAACACATCGCCCCCCATCACCTGATCGTTTCTAACCAAGATCGGGTCAACAATCTCACCGCCGGAGGGAGGGACGAAGAGTGCGTGTACGCCGATATCGCTTTCGGCCAGCCATCGGTCGAAGACCTGATGGCCTCAACTGACCTTCAATGGGTCCACATCACGAGCGCGGGTTACACCCGGTACGACCGAAGCGATCTGCGCGAAGCCCTGCTCGCCAACGGGATTGCGTTTACCAATAGCTCGTCGGTTTACGACGACCCCTGCGCGCAACATGCGTTGGCCATGATGTTGGGGCATAATCGGCGAATCATAGCGAGTGCAGAGAGCCACCGAGAGGGCAAATGGACCTACGACGCCTTGCGTCCGATCGAGAGAGTCCTGGGCGGTGAGACGGTTTTGATCGTCGGATATGGTGCGATCGGGGTTCGACTGACGGAGTTGCTATCGCCGTTCGGGTGCGAGATTCGAGGTGTGCGACGACAGGTCTCAGGTGATGAGCCGGTGCCGACCTTTGCTATTGCTGAACTCGACGAGCACTTTGGGTGGGCGGACCATGTGGTGAACCTTTTGCCCGCAAGCGAGTCTACAACGCGGCTTTTCGATACGCAGCGGTTCGGACTGATGAAGCCGGGAGCGGCGTTCTATAATGTTGGCCGCGGCGATACGGTAGATCAGGATGCCCTGGTCTCAGGCTTGGAGAGTGGGCATGTTGGGGCGGCGTACCTCGACGTCACTTCACCCGAGCCGCTGCCTGAAGATCATCCGCTTTGGCGCGCGCCTAACTGCCTGATCACCCCTCATGTGGCTGGAGGGATGCAGAATGAACAGGATGTTCTACTGCGTCATTTTGCGCGGAACTTCTCGCGGTTTCTGGACGGGGAGCCGCTGACTGATCTGGTGCGGTCGCTGAATTCTTAG
- the tatA gene encoding twin-arginine translocase TatA/TatE family subunit: MPGLPGGSEWIVIALVILLLFGGDKLPELMRGIGRGVGELQRGLEDGKRKLEEAIHDESNQ, encoded by the coding sequence ATGCCTGGGTTACCCGGTGGAAGCGAATGGATCGTCATTGCTTTAGTCATTCTCCTTTTGTTTGGCGGGGATAAGCTGCCCGAACTGATGCGAGGCATTGGGCGAGGCGTCGGCGAACTCCAGAGAGGGCTCGAAGACGGCAAAAGAAAGCTCGAAGAAGCGATTCACGACGAAAGCAACCAGTAA
- a CDS encoding twin-arginine translocase TatA/TatE family subunit, with the protein MNNLPFAAFGLPGGSEIWVILVLVVLLFGGAKIPQLMRGVGQGVGELKRGLEEGKKAFEDSSKDDPKKDEKKED; encoded by the coding sequence ATGAATAACTTGCCGTTCGCCGCCTTTGGCCTTCCCGGTGGCTCCGAAATCTGGGTCATCCTCGTTTTGGTCGTGCTCCTGTTCGGGGGTGCGAAGATTCCACAGTTGATGCGAGGAGTGGGTCAGGGTGTAGGCGAGCTCAAGCGCGGCTTGGAAGAAGGAAAGAAGGCTTTCGAAGATTCCAGCAAGGATGACCCGAAGAAAGACGAAAAGAAAGAGGACTAG